Proteins from a genomic interval of Panthera uncia isolate 11264 unplaced genomic scaffold, Puncia_PCG_1.0 HiC_scaffold_2636, whole genome shotgun sequence:
- the LOC125917866 gene encoding alkylated DNA repair protein alkB homolog 8-like, whose translation MEQEYNKKKSKYLRENRMSQGKEEEVSSDTPGPELLVEQVPDTGHKEPACRMPSVSVFQEGGRNSREVTNSKLPVHTNRTSFHSQDVLVPWHLKGNPGKDKPAEPFGPGGSHDPSPVFHRFYHVFREGELEAACQTLSNVRVLRSYYDQGNWCVILEKV comes from the coding sequence ATGGAACAAGAATATAATAAGAAGAAATCCAAGTATCTTAGAGAAAACAGAATGagccaggggaaggaggaggaggtcagCAGCGATACGCCAGGCCCAGAGTTGCTTGTGGAGCAAGTGCCTGACACAGGCCATAAGGAGCCAGCCTGTCGAATGCCCTCCGTCAGTGTCTTCCAGGAGGGAGGGCGGAATTCAAGGGAAGTTACTAATTCCAAGCTCCCCGTTCACACTAATAGGACTTCTTTTCATTCTCAAGACGTACTGGTTCCCTGGCACCTTAAGGGCAACCCTGGGAAAGACAAACCTGCTGAGCCGTTTGGTCCGGGAGGATCCCATGACCCAAGTCCTGTGTTTCATCGTTTCTACCACGTGTTCCGTGAGGGGGAGCTGGAAGCCGCCTGCCAGACTCTGAGTAACGTCCGCGTCCTGCGAAGCTACTACGATCAGGGGAACTGGTGTGTGATTCTTGAGAAGGTCTGA